One window of the Synechococcus sp. CC9311 genome contains the following:
- a CDS encoding GNAT family N-acetyltransferase, with amino-acid sequence MASLKARWHRSIREIPEQQWEQLLGPEAIPFYRWNWLAALEDSGSIAPDQGWQPLHLSLWRGEDHLCAVAPLYLKGHSYGEFVFDQAFARLAGDLGLRYYPKLIGMSPVSPVQGYRFHVAADEDLAALTQLMMELIDAFAQNNGILSCNFLYVDPLWRPLAEAAGCASWLNQQSLWTSDDQSDFSDYLAGFNANQRRNIKRERKAVREAGLEITPLCGEDLDPALMQCMHRFYEQHCARWGMWGSKYLEASFFDALATNSLRERIVLFSAHRGNPREPVAMSLCVHDDASLWGRYWGSHEEIDCLHFEVCYYAPIEWALKQGLKSFDPGAGGSHKRRRGFVARPQTSLHRWYEPQMDGLIRGWLGKVNPLMLEEIEAINAELPFRKEAPSLAM; translated from the coding sequence ATGGCATCCCTGAAGGCTCGATGGCATCGCTCGATTCGAGAGATTCCCGAACAGCAGTGGGAGCAACTGCTTGGTCCTGAAGCCATTCCCTTCTATCGCTGGAATTGGCTCGCTGCTCTTGAGGATTCTGGAAGCATTGCCCCCGATCAGGGATGGCAGCCGCTGCATCTATCCCTGTGGCGCGGAGAGGACCATCTTTGTGCGGTTGCTCCGCTGTATCTCAAGGGCCACAGCTACGGGGAATTTGTATTTGATCAAGCGTTCGCTCGGCTCGCTGGTGATCTTGGTCTTCGTTATTACCCAAAGTTGATTGGGATGAGCCCGGTAAGCCCGGTACAGGGCTATCGTTTTCATGTGGCTGCGGATGAAGATCTTGCAGCATTGACTCAACTCATGATGGAGTTGATTGATGCTTTTGCGCAGAATAATGGCATCCTTAGTTGCAATTTTCTCTATGTCGACCCGCTCTGGCGCCCTTTGGCAGAAGCGGCAGGTTGTGCCTCTTGGTTGAATCAGCAGAGTCTCTGGACATCAGATGATCAGTCCGATTTCAGCGACTATTTAGCAGGATTTAATGCTAATCAGCGGCGCAATATCAAACGAGAGCGGAAGGCGGTTCGTGAGGCAGGACTTGAAATTACGCCTCTTTGTGGTGAAGACCTTGACCCTGCGTTGATGCAATGCATGCATAGGTTCTATGAACAGCACTGCGCTCGTTGGGGGATGTGGGGTAGTAAGTATCTCGAGGCGTCGTTTTTCGATGCTTTAGCGACGAACTCATTACGGGAGCGGATTGTTCTTTTTAGTGCCCATCGTGGTAACCCGCGTGAACCAGTTGCGATGTCACTCTGTGTTCATGATGATGCGTCGCTCTGGGGCCGTTATTGGGGCAGTCATGAAGAGATTGATTGTTTGCATTTTGAGGTTTGTTATTACGCCCCGATTGAATGGGCGCTGAAGCAAGGATTGAAGAGTTTTGACCCAGGTGCAGGAGGGAGTCATAAACGACGACGTGGGTTTGTGGCTCGGCCTCAAACCAGCCTCCATCGCTGGTATGAGCCTCAAATGGATGGGCTGATACGTGGCTGGCTAGGCAAGGTCAATCCACTGATGCTGGAGGAGATTGAAGCGATCAATGCGGAACTCCCTTTTCGAAAAGAGGCTCCCTCTCTTGCTATGTAA
- a CDS encoding RibD family protein has protein sequence MQRPLVRLVLAVSLDGRLAPSSGGAAQLGGAGDRRVLEQALAWSDAVLIGAGTLRAHRCTCLIHDPQLLAQRKQDGRLLQPAAFVVSRHPDFCQEWPFFHQALERHLLTPDRMSAEGFFSTHRLQPSWGSTLVELAALGFQRFVLLGGAGLCGSLLEADQVDELQLTMSPCLLGGRFSWIPSDGFRMPTALSQPDAWTLVSADRLSGNELVVRYRRSR, from the coding sequence GTGCAGCGACCATTGGTTCGTCTAGTGCTTGCTGTCAGCCTGGATGGACGGCTTGCACCTTCCTCAGGTGGTGCTGCTCAACTAGGCGGTGCCGGTGATCGGCGGGTGCTTGAGCAAGCTTTGGCTTGGTCTGATGCTGTGTTGATCGGTGCAGGAACACTGCGAGCCCATCGCTGCACCTGTTTGATTCATGATCCACAGCTGTTGGCTCAGCGAAAGCAAGACGGCAGGCTCTTGCAGCCAGCGGCTTTTGTTGTGAGCCGCCATCCCGACTTTTGTCAGGAATGGCCGTTTTTCCACCAAGCGCTTGAGCGTCATCTCTTGACCCCAGATCGGATGTCAGCAGAGGGTTTTTTCTCTACTCATCGCTTGCAACCCTCTTGGGGAAGCACCTTGGTTGAGCTTGCTGCATTGGGTTTTCAGCGCTTTGTCCTTCTTGGAGGCGCTGGTCTTTGCGGATCACTACTGGAAGCCGATCAGGTGGATGAGCTGCAGTTGACCATGAGCCCATGCCTGCTGGGTGGTCGCTTCAGCTGGATTCCGAGCGACGGATTCAGAATGCCAACAGCGCTATCGCAGCCCGATGCTTGGACGTTGGTATCGGCTGATCGACTGAGCGGGAATGAGCTTGTGGTTCGTTATCGACGCAGTCGCTGA
- a CDS encoding 6-carboxytetrahydropterin synthase, producing MTDAITTAPHGQGRGCVITRRACFSSSHRYWLPELSADDNAARFGSCAMAPGHGHNYELIVSMAGGLDANGMVLNLSEVKHAIRSEVTEQLDFRFLNEAWPEFDVSSSEGCLPTTEALVRIIWSRLANQLPLVALRLYESSGLWADYLGQTMDAYLTIRTHFAAAHRLARPELSQEENELIYGKCARPHGHGHNYLVDVTVRGSIDPRTGMVCDLAALQRLVSDLVVEPFDHTFLNKDVAHFADCVPTAENIALHIVDRLTTPVRAIGAQLHKVRLQESPNNAAEVYAEAPALNAMPEAMHAVVNG from the coding sequence ATGACTGATGCCATCACGACGGCACCGCACGGCCAAGGTCGTGGCTGTGTCATCACCCGCCGAGCCTGTTTCAGCTCCAGTCACCGTTACTGGTTGCCGGAATTAAGTGCTGATGACAATGCTGCCCGCTTTGGATCTTGTGCAATGGCCCCTGGCCATGGACACAACTACGAATTGATCGTGTCCATGGCCGGTGGTCTTGACGCCAACGGCATGGTGCTGAATCTCTCTGAGGTGAAGCATGCGATTCGTTCGGAGGTGACTGAACAACTCGACTTCCGCTTCCTCAATGAGGCTTGGCCAGAATTCGATGTCTCCAGTTCGGAGGGTTGCCTGCCAACCACCGAAGCTCTTGTTCGAATTATTTGGTCTCGGTTGGCCAATCAGCTCCCGCTTGTGGCGCTGCGCCTTTATGAATCATCTGGCCTGTGGGCCGACTACCTCGGACAAACCATGGACGCCTATCTCACCATCCGCACTCACTTCGCTGCTGCGCACCGCCTGGCAAGACCAGAGCTAAGCCAGGAAGAAAATGAGCTGATCTACGGCAAATGCGCCAGACCCCATGGCCATGGCCACAATTATCTAGTCGACGTAACGGTTCGCGGAAGCATTGATCCACGTACTGGGATGGTTTGCGATTTAGCAGCGCTTCAACGTCTCGTGAGCGATCTGGTCGTTGAGCCTTTTGATCACACTTTCCTGAATAAGGACGTCGCCCATTTCGCCGATTGTGTCCCTACCGCTGAGAACATTGCCCTTCATATCGTTGATCGACTGACCACTCCCGTGCGCGCCATTGGAGCGCAGCTTCATAAGGTTCGACTTCAGGAAAGCCCCAATAACGCTGCAGAGGTCTATGCCGAGGCTCCGGCGCTGAATGCAATGCCTGAAGCAATGCATGCCGTCGTGAACGGCTGA
- a CDS encoding shikimate kinase, which produces MADGATTTPHPLKARLGGRNLYLIGMMGSGKSSTGRPLAQRLGYGFVDADGVVEALAGRPIPQIFETDGEQGFRTLESQVLQAIGQRHSLVVATGGGVITQPENWGVLHQGIVIWLAPERDQLLARLLVDPGERPLLQEHDPAAALDAILEARTPLYAEADLRITVGDETVNAVTEQILEAIPGILKPHELMFQAPNAPQTTED; this is translated from the coding sequence ATGGCTGACGGCGCGACCACGACACCACACCCTTTGAAGGCCCGTCTGGGCGGACGCAACCTTTATCTGATCGGAATGATGGGCAGTGGCAAAAGCAGCACAGGGCGCCCTTTAGCCCAACGACTGGGCTATGGCTTCGTTGACGCCGATGGAGTCGTGGAAGCGCTGGCTGGCCGCCCCATTCCCCAAATCTTTGAAACAGACGGTGAGCAAGGGTTCCGAACCCTTGAAAGCCAGGTGCTGCAAGCAATTGGCCAACGCCATTCGCTCGTGGTTGCAACCGGTGGTGGGGTGATCACGCAACCAGAAAACTGGGGTGTTCTGCATCAAGGGATCGTGATCTGGCTTGCCCCTGAACGGGACCAACTGCTGGCGCGTCTCCTTGTGGATCCAGGGGAAAGGCCATTGCTTCAGGAGCATGATCCTGCCGCTGCTCTCGACGCGATCCTTGAAGCTCGTACCCCTCTTTATGCCGAGGCGGATTTACGGATCACGGTGGGCGACGAGACGGTGAACGCTGTGACAGAGCAGATTCTTGAGGCCATTCCTGGCATCCTCAAACCCCATGAGCTCATGTTCCAGGCTCCAAACGCACCGCAAACCACTGAAGATTGA
- a CDS encoding chlororespiratory reduction protein 7: MSDPLIRACDHYVVLEPGKPERLLSSDDTLTWLTEQLENMSVLPSDLRDFGSAAAAAERLLDTACDLELAPGLNLQWFAVRLEPGT; encoded by the coding sequence ATGTCCGATCCCCTCATTCGTGCTTGTGATCACTACGTGGTACTCGAGCCTGGCAAGCCAGAACGACTGCTCAGCTCCGACGACACCCTGACATGGCTGACGGAGCAGCTGGAAAATATGTCAGTGCTACCCAGTGATTTGCGTGATTTTGGGTCTGCTGCTGCTGCCGCAGAAAGGCTGTTGGATACGGCGTGCGATCTCGAACTGGCGCCTGGGCTCAATCTTCAGTGGTTTGCGGTGCGTTTGGAGCCTGGAACATGA
- a CDS encoding DUF6816 family protein, translating into MTRPLLALIMAVLLLVGPSKPALADNTQNSQQLEARLEAWPAWPDPAPLPRPRANQDLVYPDWFEGLWEVESLDLLANGKVDESLPPLQHLAQFQLNQHNDVVGNRPFNAKAVGQALLGKQLLSVEQAPHQVNRQLARLSNDRLLETTVIGREKTSIDTSVFLSDELVLQVMHGARAPRLSRIETLSRYQPCPDLPTAENISRICVEQWQQTYPAPGEASESFVQRASRYKLTLTRLQDPA; encoded by the coding sequence ATGACTCGGCCACTGCTGGCACTGATCATGGCCGTGCTTCTACTCGTTGGGCCCTCAAAACCAGCCTTAGCGGACAACACCCAAAACAGCCAGCAACTCGAAGCCCGCCTTGAGGCATGGCCAGCTTGGCCGGATCCAGCTCCTCTGCCGCGGCCACGCGCCAACCAGGACCTGGTGTACCCGGATTGGTTTGAAGGGCTTTGGGAGGTGGAAAGCCTTGATCTTTTAGCGAACGGCAAGGTGGACGAAAGCTTGCCCCCATTGCAGCATTTGGCCCAGTTTCAGCTCAATCAGCACAACGATGTGGTGGGAAATCGACCGTTTAATGCCAAAGCCGTTGGACAAGCGCTTTTAGGCAAGCAACTGCTCAGCGTGGAGCAAGCCCCTCATCAGGTGAACCGTCAGCTCGCTCGACTGAGCAACGATCGACTACTGGAAACGACCGTGATCGGGAGGGAAAAAACCTCGATCGACACCTCAGTCTTTCTGAGTGATGAGCTTGTTCTTCAGGTCATGCATGGGGCAAGAGCACCAAGGCTCAGCAGAATTGAAACCCTGAGTCGCTATCAACCATGTCCAGACCTTCCAACCGCTGAAAACATCAGCCGAATCTGTGTGGAGCAATGGCAACAGACCTATCCAGCCCCCGGGGAAGCCAGCGAATCTTTTGTGCAACGAGCAAGCCGCTACAAGCTCACGCTCACACGGCTGCAGGATCCTGCTTGA
- a CDS encoding glutathione S-transferase family protein, which yields MLELHQFRHSAFCLKVRMALHAKGLSFREVEVTPGIGQLAVFRLSGQRQVPVLVDGDTVVADSSAICRYLDELQPEPPLFPKDPRSVAQIHLIEDWADTTLAGSVRAALLQAAVDDPDLRAALLPDDVPGPIRQVMTGVPTGWLSGVNELFGQEERSAMLHNLIAIADGLTPDSVLVGDSLSLADLAVAAQLSLLRFPASSGSQLAGRGVAGLSDHPRLQPLFEWRDRLEARVFKQDPAAV from the coding sequence ATGCTGGAGCTGCATCAATTCCGTCATTCCGCCTTCTGCCTCAAGGTGAGGATGGCATTGCATGCCAAGGGTTTGAGCTTTCGAGAAGTGGAGGTCACACCTGGAATCGGGCAACTCGCCGTGTTCCGTTTGTCAGGGCAAAGACAAGTTCCGGTGCTCGTGGATGGCGACACGGTGGTGGCAGATTCCAGCGCGATCTGTCGTTATTTGGATGAGCTGCAGCCCGAACCACCGCTCTTCCCGAAGGACCCTCGATCTGTGGCCCAGATTCATTTGATTGAAGACTGGGCTGATACAACGCTTGCCGGATCCGTCCGCGCGGCTCTGCTTCAAGCGGCGGTGGATGATCCTGATTTGCGTGCGGCCCTCTTGCCTGATGACGTACCTGGCCCAATTAGGCAGGTGATGACCGGAGTGCCGACGGGTTGGCTGAGTGGGGTGAATGAGCTGTTTGGCCAGGAGGAGCGTTCCGCCATGCTCCACAACCTGATCGCGATTGCTGATGGCCTGACTCCAGACAGCGTCTTGGTTGGCGATTCCCTCAGCCTTGCGGATTTGGCAGTAGCGGCGCAGCTCTCCCTGTTGCGCTTTCCCGCTTCATCAGGGTCCCAATTGGCTGGTCGAGGCGTTGCCGGGCTCAGTGATCATCCTCGCCTTCAGCCTTTGTTTGAGTGGCGCGATCGACTGGAGGCTCGTGTGTTCAAGCAGGATCCTGCAGCCGTGTGA
- a CDS encoding DUF751 family protein, which yields MREFFVNVTRYPRYLIAFGLGVLNSVAKPLLQRLSNPVTAVALIGALISGLITLGLVLRAMVTTTAPLS from the coding sequence ATGCGCGAGTTTTTCGTCAATGTGACGCGTTACCCGCGCTATCTCATTGCCTTCGGTCTTGGAGTCCTCAACTCCGTTGCGAAGCCCCTGCTTCAGCGGCTCAGCAATCCCGTCACTGCCGTTGCTCTGATTGGGGCTTTGATTAGTGGATTGATCACCCTTGGGCTGGTGCTCCGTGCCATGGTGACTACTACAGCACCACTGAGCTGA
- the rbfA gene encoding 30S ribosome-binding factor RbfA, translating into MAQGRRVERVAALIRKETSELLIHGIRDERVHQGMVSITEVEVSGDLQHCRIFVSVFGEQAQKDEVMDGLEAARGFLRGELGRRLQMRRAPEIVFKLDLGIEKGTTVLHLLGELERERDERGDVTEGTELPDNP; encoded by the coding sequence ATGGCCCAGGGACGTCGAGTTGAGCGAGTAGCCGCCTTAATCCGCAAGGAAACCAGCGAGCTGCTCATCCATGGGATCCGTGACGAACGAGTTCATCAGGGGATGGTGAGCATCACCGAGGTGGAGGTCAGCGGCGACCTTCAACATTGTCGAATTTTCGTGAGTGTCTTCGGCGAACAAGCGCAAAAAGACGAGGTCATGGATGGCCTTGAGGCTGCAAGAGGGTTCCTACGTGGGGAGCTGGGCCGTCGGTTGCAAATGCGCCGAGCCCCTGAAATCGTCTTCAAGCTCGATCTTGGGATTGAGAAAGGCACCACAGTGCTCCATTTGCTTGGGGAACTCGAACGGGAGCGGGATGAACGGGGAGATGTAACGGAAGGGACCGAACTCCCGGACAATCCATGA
- a CDS encoding glycoside hydrolase family 3 N-terminal domain-containing protein produces the protein MNADELRQAVARLLVVRASGHATDRQRRYPRWELSNHELEQLLRAGVGGVILLGGTSTELQQRCRTFQRWAGQPILLCADVEEGVGQRFEGASWLVPPMALGRLHRKDPKQALQLAEQYGRCCGNQAKRCGLNWVLAPVCDVNSNPNNPVINVRAWGEDPHTVGELTGAFQRGLAATGVLGCAKHFPGHGDTATDSHLELPLLPHSRERLNSLELQPFRTLIQEGVSSVMTAHLLIPTLDAQWPATLSAKVLTTLLRVDLGFKGLVVTDALVMEAIAARYGAGEAAVLAFAAGADLILMPADAVKAIDALCDALCSGRVPMARLHDSLDRRQAALQSIPLMLDSSDNDQTIETTEERAFTLELVTKTLEISNCLNANGSIQDEASTQATPINGINLIRVDGVLPCPVLPANAPAILLPKALGFHSVLSHPLGISPWADPADPLAPLALDRLGNGPLLLQLFVRGNPFQANRSMREPWTDAIKQLIDLNRLFGLVVYGSPYVWEALNALLPRSIPAAYSPGQMPDAQQQLLQRVLIPDPSSAPSTMGINEFTD, from the coding sequence ATGAATGCGGACGAGCTTCGTCAGGCCGTCGCACGATTGTTGGTGGTGCGCGCCAGCGGTCATGCCACAGACCGGCAAAGGCGATACCCGCGCTGGGAGCTAAGCAATCACGAGCTAGAGCAGCTGTTAAGAGCTGGGGTCGGGGGGGTGATCCTTCTCGGAGGAACATCAACAGAATTGCAACAGCGCTGCCGCACATTTCAACGCTGGGCTGGGCAACCAATCCTGTTATGCGCTGACGTTGAAGAAGGCGTTGGCCAACGCTTTGAGGGGGCCAGTTGGCTCGTACCACCGATGGCGCTCGGACGGCTCCATCGGAAAGATCCGAAACAGGCCTTGCAGCTTGCGGAACAATACGGACGTTGTTGCGGCAATCAGGCGAAGCGCTGCGGGCTGAATTGGGTGCTGGCTCCGGTTTGCGATGTGAACAGCAACCCCAATAACCCGGTCATCAACGTGCGGGCCTGGGGAGAAGATCCACACACCGTGGGGGAGTTAACAGGAGCCTTTCAGCGTGGATTGGCCGCTACAGGTGTCTTGGGCTGCGCCAAGCATTTCCCTGGCCATGGCGACACCGCCACCGACTCCCACCTGGAACTTCCTCTGCTGCCACACAGTCGCGAACGCTTAAACAGCCTTGAACTTCAACCATTTCGCACCCTGATCCAGGAGGGAGTCAGCAGTGTGATGACAGCCCATCTATTAATTCCAACGTTGGATGCACAGTGGCCCGCCACTCTCTCCGCCAAGGTGCTCACCACACTTTTAAGGGTTGATCTTGGCTTCAAGGGCCTTGTTGTCACCGATGCCTTGGTGATGGAGGCGATTGCGGCACGCTACGGGGCAGGAGAAGCCGCAGTGCTGGCATTCGCCGCAGGTGCTGACCTGATCTTGATGCCGGCCGATGCAGTGAAGGCCATCGACGCCCTCTGTGATGCGCTGTGTTCGGGCCGTGTGCCCATGGCCAGGCTGCATGACTCCCTAGATCGCCGCCAGGCTGCCTTGCAGTCCATCCCGCTGATGCTGGATTCGAGCGACAACGACCAGACGATCGAAACAACAGAGGAAAGAGCTTTCACTTTGGAGCTCGTGACAAAGACGCTGGAGATCTCCAACTGTTTAAACGCGAACGGTTCAATCCAGGACGAAGCATCAACCCAAGCCACGCCCATTAATGGCATCAATTTGATCCGAGTCGATGGTGTTCTTCCCTGCCCGGTTCTTCCCGCCAATGCCCCTGCAATCCTTCTTCCCAAGGCCCTCGGATTCCACTCTGTACTGAGTCATCCCCTTGGCATTTCTCCGTGGGCGGATCCCGCAGACCCTTTGGCCCCGCTGGCGCTCGATCGCCTCGGGAACGGACCGCTGCTGCTGCAATTATTTGTGCGTGGCAATCCATTTCAAGCCAACCGCAGCATGCGGGAGCCCTGGACTGATGCCATCAAACAACTGATTGACTTGAACCGACTATTTGGCTTGGTGGTCTATGGAAGCCCCTACGTCTGGGAGGCCCTGAATGCACTGCTGCCGAGGTCAATTCCAGCGGCTTACAGCCCGGGGCAAATGCCTGACGCGCAGCAACAGTTGCTTCAGCGTGTCTTGATTCCTGATCCATCTTCAGCTCCATCAACGATGGGCATCAATGAATTCACCGACTGA
- a CDS encoding glycosyltransferase has product MLSLSMIVRNEQERLGACLDSVKAFTDEMVVVDTGSTDNTIAIAKAAGARVEQLPWPGDFAPARNVALDFVTGDWVLVLDADECLRAEAIPALKALMAQPDVLVINLLRHEQGAAMAPYSSVSRLFRRHPRIRWSRPYHSMVDDSVRELLQDEPHWRIADCPEPALLHDGYRPEQLQGSDKADRLRSSMQEWLEQEPGHPYACAKLGALEVADGDRIHGIALLREGLANLGEGDENAAERYELLLHLGIALSTEDTNQAIEFYKQALAQSLDVRLGLGARLNLAALLLQTNKIDEAIQLTTTACQRAPEVALAWYNLGLMQRRKGEIKDALQSYERAISLEPSHAECHQNLAVARLVGGDIDGARASFREAISLLTNQGKGDQARALQDQVSGLVKLNEVNS; this is encoded by the coding sequence ATGCTCAGCCTCTCGATGATCGTGCGAAACGAGCAGGAGCGGCTGGGGGCCTGCCTGGACTCCGTCAAAGCCTTCACCGACGAAATGGTCGTGGTTGACACTGGCTCTACCGATAACACCATTGCCATTGCAAAGGCGGCAGGGGCACGGGTCGAACAGTTGCCTTGGCCAGGCGATTTCGCTCCAGCTCGGAATGTCGCACTGGACTTCGTCACAGGCGACTGGGTGCTTGTGCTTGATGCGGATGAATGCCTGAGAGCTGAAGCGATTCCCGCACTCAAGGCGCTCATGGCCCAGCCGGATGTGCTGGTCATCAACCTGCTGCGCCATGAGCAGGGTGCTGCGATGGCTCCTTACTCCAGTGTGAGTCGCCTCTTTCGCCGCCATCCCCGCATCCGCTGGAGCCGCCCATATCACTCAATGGTGGATGACAGCGTGCGCGAACTGCTCCAGGACGAACCCCACTGGCGCATCGCCGACTGCCCAGAACCAGCCTTACTTCACGACGGTTACAGGCCCGAACAACTGCAAGGGTCCGATAAAGCAGACCGTCTCCGCTCATCCATGCAGGAATGGCTGGAACAGGAGCCGGGACATCCCTACGCCTGCGCCAAGCTCGGGGCCCTCGAGGTGGCGGATGGGGATCGGATTCACGGCATCGCCTTGCTGCGAGAAGGGCTTGCCAATCTTGGCGAGGGTGATGAGAACGCTGCAGAGCGCTACGAGCTCTTGCTCCATCTAGGCATCGCCTTGAGCACAGAGGACACCAACCAGGCCATCGAGTTCTACAAACAAGCCCTCGCACAATCTCTGGACGTCCGTCTTGGCCTTGGCGCCAGGTTGAATTTGGCCGCCCTGTTGCTCCAGACCAACAAGATTGATGAGGCCATCCAACTGACCACCACAGCGTGCCAACGTGCTCCGGAAGTGGCCCTTGCCTGGTACAACCTGGGGCTCATGCAACGCCGGAAAGGAGAGATCAAGGACGCGCTGCAGTCCTATGAACGAGCGATCAGCCTGGAACCCAGCCATGCCGAATGCCATCAGAACCTTGCGGTGGCGCGGCTCGTCGGTGGAGACATCGACGGAGCGAGAGCGTCGTTCCGTGAGGCGATATCCCTGCTCACCAACCAAGGGAAAGGCGACCAGGCAAGAGCCTTGCAAGATCAAGTGAGCGGACTGGTGAAACTGAACGAGGTGAATTCATGA